The genomic segment TGAGGAATATCATCCACCATAACAGACGTACATCAGACGTGTGTGGAATATCATTCACTATAACAGACGTCCATCAGAAGTGTGAGGAATAGCATCCACTATAACAGACGTACATCAGACGTGTGAGAAATATAATCCACTATAACAGACGTACATCAGACGTGTGTGGAATATCATCCACTATAACAGACGTGCATCAGACGAGTGAGGAATATCATCCACTATAACAGACGTACATCAGAAGTGTGTGGAATATCATCCACTAGAACAGACGTACATCAGACGTCTGAGGAATATCATCCACTAGAACAGACGTACATCAGACGTGTGTGGAATATCATCCACTATAACAGACGTGCATCAGACGTGTGTGGAATATCATCCACTATAACAGACGTGCATCAGACGAGTGAGGAATATCATCCACTACAACAGACGTACATCAGAAGTGTGTGGAATATCATCCACTAGAACAGACGTACATCAGACGTGTGAGGAATATCATCCACTAGAACAGACGTACATCAGACGTGCGAGGAATATCATCCACTGGAACACACGTACATCAGACATATGTGGAATATCATCCACTATAACAGACGTACATCAGAGGTTGTGGAATATCATCCACTAAAACAGACGTACATCAGACGTGTGTTGAATATCATCCACTACAACAGACGTACATCAGACGTGTGAGGAATATCATCCAATACAACAGACGTACATCAGACGTGTGTGAAATATCATCCACTAGAACAGACGTACATCAGACGTGTGTTGAATATCATCCACTACAACAGACGTACATCAGACGTGTGAGGAATATCATCCACTACAACAGACGTACATCAGACGTGTGTGGAATATCATCCACTAGAACAGACGAACATCAGAAGTGTGAGGAATACCATCCACTAGAACACACGTACATCAGAGTGTGTGAAATATCATCCACTAGAACAGACAAACATCAGAGGGTGTTGAATATCATCCACTATAACAGACGTACATCGGAGGGTGTGGAATATCATCCACTAGAACAGACGTACATCAGACGTGTGTGGAATATCATCCACTAGAACACACGTACATCAGACGTGTGAGGAATATCATCCACTATAACAGACGTACATCAGAGGATGTGGAATATCATCCACTAGAACAGACGTACATCAGACGTGTGTGGAATATCATCCACTAGAACAGACATACATCAGAGGGTGTGGAAAATCATCCACTATAACAGAGGTACATCAGAGGGTGTGGAATATCATCCACTAGAACAGACGTACATCAGACGTGTGTGGAATATCATCCACTAGAACAGACGTACATCAGACGTGTGAGGAATATCATTCACTATAACAGACGTACATCAGAAGTGTGAGGAATATAATCCACTAGAACAGACGTACATCAGACGTCTGAGGAATATCATCCACCATAACAGACGTACATCAGGCGTGTGAGGAATATCATTCACTATAACAGACGTACATCAGACGTGTGAGGAATATCATTCACTATAACAGACGTCCATCAGAAGTGTGTGGAATATCATCCACTAGAACAGACGTACATCAGAAGTGTGAGGAATATAATCCACTAGAACAGACGTACATTAGACGTGTGAGGAATATAATCCACTATAACAGACGTACATCAGACGTGTGTGGAATATCATCCACTATAACAGACGTGCATCAGACGAGTGAGGAATATCATCCACTATAACAGACGTACATCAGAAGTGTGTGGAATATCATCCACTAGAACAGACGTACATCAGACGTGTGAGGAATATCATCCACTAGAACAGACGTACATCAGACGTGCGAGGAATATCATCCACTGGAACACACGTACATCAGACATATGTGGAATATCATCCACTATAACAGAAGTACATCAGAGGTTGTTGAATATCATCCACTAAAACAGACGTACATCAGACGTGTGTTGAATATCATCCACTACAACAGACGTACATCAGACGTGTGAGGAATATCATCCACTAGAACAGACGTACATCAGACGTGTGTGAAATATCATCCACTAGAACAGACGTACATCAGACGTGTGTTGAATATCATCCACTACAACAGACGTACATCAGACGTGTGTTGAATATCATCCACTACAACAGACGTACATCAGACGTGTGTGGAATATCATCCACTAGAACAGACGTACATCAGAAGTGTGAGGAATACCATCCACTAGAACACACGTACATCAGAGTGTGTGAAATATCATCCACTAGAACAGACGTACATCAGACATATGTGGAATTTCATCCATTAGAACAGAAGTACATCAGAGTGTGTGGAATATCATCCACTAGAACAGACAAACATCAGAGGGTGTGGAATATCATCCACTATAACAGACGTACATCAGAGGGTGTGGAATATCATCCACTAGAACAGACGTACATCAGACGTGTGTGGAATATCATCCACTAGAACACACGTACATCAGACGTGTGAGGAATATCATCCACTAGAACACACGTACATCAGACGTGTGAGGAATATCATCCATTAGAACAGACGTACATCAGAGTGTGAGGAATATCATCCACTAGAACAGACATACATCAGAGGGTGTGGAATATCATCCACTAGAACAGACGTACATCAGACGTGTGAGGAATATCATCCATTAGAACAGACGTACATCAGAGTGTGTGGAATTTCATCCATTAGAACAGACGTACATCAGACGTGTGAGGAATGTCATCCACTGGAAAAGGCGTTCATGTAACTAGTTCCGTAAAGGCATGATATGTATCAGGGTATTATCACCAGATAAGAATAATCTGAGAATGAACTTTTTCGGCAGTGTATGACTGCGTCTGACTTATCAGATTATAAAGCCCCGAGGTAATTTCTCCGACCACTTCCAGAATTCAGAAATATCAGTCTCATCAAGaatttcgttgttttttttaccaAGTTTGAGGACATAAAGACGATGTTTCCTTCTGCCGCCGTAAATGTAATCTGTGGATGATTAATCTAAAGGCATTTTACGAAGTCCTTATTAAAATCGACTCGCAATCTCCTCCGTCATATTTATAATTTCCTTTCATTAATCCGATCAATACCGTAACATATCATTTCATGTTTTGATAGACAGTGCAAAACCCGACATTGCTACTTGAACAAAGAATTTTTTTCTCTGATAATACTCTGGATAGTGAACTATCCACACAATCACTCGGGTACAGCTAAAGAAATAGAAGGACGGGTGTTATGGGGTGTGGTGTCCTTATCTTCGTAATGAACATACCAATGTCCATAGTGAAGTTATATGGTCAAACAAGAAATTACAGGATCCAAACCATTATTCCTATTGTATcataaaacaaaggaaaacGGCAAGGAAGATGCAGGTGAAATTGTCAAATCTGTTTCCATGGTGACCAAAGTGACTGTCACATCTGTGTATAAGGTGACTTTAACGATCCCGAATATTTCAACCACcctcaataaaaaaaaaactataaaatataaaaaaaagttttcccGTCTACCAGGACTTACATTGGATGGCAACCTAGTCTAGATGTTAGAAAAGCCAACAAGAGAAAATAACAAATTAGACCTCTTTCTAACCAACAACCCAACTCTCGTGACCAGCCGCGGATAATCAGCTCACGATTCAGGACATGCTGGGATAATTATGCGAATAAGATTAATCAAGGTCAAACTAAGTTAAGTTCTactaaacaaaaatacaaatcgGGTTAAACTGAGTAAAATAGCAAACTTTCAAAGCAACTACAAACGTAAGACTACAGGCTGGAATTAACATCTGAACTAGATCAACTGGGCAAGAAGCATAGCATCAAGGTAAAAATTCCAACATCAGGAGTACTACATATAAAAGTGTAGTTAGGCCCAAAATATGCATCCTGTCTAGGACCCATATACCAAAGATATCTCCCAGTTCGAGATGGCCCAGCCCAGAGCTCCGAAATGGATTTAAGTGGGGGAAATGTTGGCTCGACTTCAACGACTCTATGTCTATTTTATAAAATCGCCTATGGGTTAATTGCCATCCACCGTCACCATACACCATGAAACACGTGTAAACTTCTCGGAACATCCACATTCTTTCTTGCAGCCACAGTCCAGCATTAGGTTAGTTAACAGCCATTATTGCTCTCATCACTCCATATCATAACTATAGCCTTtcaaatacactttttatcATGTTCAGTTCAGGCAACGGTTTCATCAACGTTCTTCATTAACTTGAAATTGTAGGAAAGCGTTGCTGGATTTAGCGAAAAACAATATTTGCTAAGGAACTTTAATTAAACTCTGTAATGCATTCCTATGATAGATTTAGAAGTCCGGGGTTTCCTTAAGTAACGTTGATGAAACTGGAGCCtgattcatatttttttctcatcTTCATCCGCTGCTCAAatcttttaataatttattttacaggtaTTAGCACAGACTGTGGCACACCGACGCGCGCGCTGCACATAATACTGGAAAGAGGGTCATGCGGCACACTAGGTAAATGAACCACCAGAAAACGCTGGGGTGCGATTTCCTTAGTTAAAATAGGTGCAGAACAACATGAACGAAATAAACTCTGGACAGACTTATATCCCAGCAAAATAGAGATTGATAAATTTTATCAAAGACGCTAGACTTCATTAGTCCATTACTGATCTATGATTGAGTTTCACTGCTGTAACGTTTTACACTCATATCATTACACCTGCTTGCTTTAGATGTTGAACTGAAACCTTCAAGgtcattattttgttgattcaGTACTTGCATGTACATGAacattatatttgttatatacattggaAATTAATGAAAGAATATTGTTTGATTACCTATGACGGTCTCTAGTGTTGGAATCTATATGCGTGTTATTAGTTTTCTATTTGTAATCctaattttatcatttacaaaacGCTGACAGCACAGttacaaataaatgacattgaattattttgacatatttatttacaataaaataaaaattcataGACATGTACATCGCAAAGCTTCACCAAATAACTCGCAATAACATCAGCTATCATACATCATTATACTCTGCCAACTTAAGTCCCTTAATCGCAGCAGTTCATTATGCTACATGTTTCTCCTGATGTGCCTGTATTTCTCCCTAAGTGTAAAACAAAGCTTATCAAGCATACTCAGTATCATGGAGTCTCGGTTACAGCGCCAACAGTCGTCTGCTCCCTCAGCAACACACCAGTTTTCGAGACGAATCGTAACCACTGTGGCGGGAACTGAACTCTCCAGACCGGAAAGGGAAAAGGAAAGTTGACAAAGGAGACTTTTAgtgttgattttaatttgacGGAAGCTCTGAATGAACTCGGAATTTTCGAAAGTTTCTTCGTCCTCCGTCATCAGTTCCAACATACCAAGGAAATCCGTCATAGTCTCCAAGTCATGCCGTAGGGACTGATAAATctatgaaataaaacaagacTGTATAAAGACACACTTGGTCAGATGAATGAGAGTCATAATAGAAAAATATACGTGTTTTATAACATGCCTATTTTTATCCGGGCGACTGGCTTAACCCTTATTCCTGGTTGATTTCCTTTTTGAAAACtagaaaaaaaagtattcaCCTTGCTTCTTTTGCTACATcgaattaattttcaaaatcacatGTCTAAATGCCTAATCTAAAGACTTTTAGGTTCACAACTAACTAAAGAAACCATTCAAACGcttattttaacacatttccTTTGTCGGCActtgttaaatgtttaatttgGAGTAACTTCACAAGAGTAATTAAAAAGATACAAGGTTTGAAACAGTAATATGATACTCAACAAGACAGGACGAACAGATCATAATCTTACTTTTCGACACCACAAGCATGTCACCTTACTGTACGTTTACTAGAGTAACGTGTAATCGTATGTCAGCTGAGAGACAAGGCCGTCAACAATTTTAGTAATAATTAAGTCTTGGCTTGGATCTATTGTAAATTATTCTGTTATTTATTCGGCCCAATATTTAATGGAATTAGAATATATAACGTATATCATGCTTCTATTAAAAACCGGGTAGACATTTCTCCGTAAATACATGACAATTTTGTTTGCAACATATACAGCTGATGTCATAGGACTCTTGAAACAGCctctaaaatcttcaaacgacttctaaAAACAGTAGAACATAGAGGACCTATCACATATTGTCAACAATCAGAAACTAAGGTATTAAAGTGACAAGCTAGCACAGGCCTTGCATTACGAGATAACGACAAACACTTAGAGGTATTCAGCTTTGTAGCCATCCCGCTACTACCTACCGTCAAGGGAGACAAATCCGACGTCAACACATAGCTGGTTCTGTTGATGAGCTGGAAACATGGCGGAAAGTATTGTATTCTATCGACGTCAACTGATCTCAACAACCGGTCCGACTCCTACAATATCAAAACCCAAGAGTCACTGAATGAAGATCAAAGGTTTTACTCGTACAAGATGAAAATTTAAGCCAGTTAAATGAAAACAGTAAATGATATTTGCTTATCTACCAAGTGACAATTGTGGTCGATTGAATCAAGAAGAGATTATTGTACGTTATCAAATGTTACAAGCTTTGCCATCGTAAACgtttaattcatattttatcttttaaatcaATGTGGAAactagtaaataattaattgtatcCCAAAATCGtgttatatttgataaataaaatgtgtatataAAGCGATCATTTTAG from the Pecten maximus chromosome 4, xPecMax1.1, whole genome shotgun sequence genome contains:
- the LOC117324802 gene encoding uncharacterized protein LOC117324802, with the translated sequence MVIFRAFFVCLCLTSYLGPSIGELSPAFSDLNIGTQNICGETVPPQYASDIDPVHDVTIPPSFRRDAHRLERKALQLKRSVSDLLRLYESDRLLRSVDVDRIQYFPPCFQLINRTSYVLTSDLSPLTIYQSLRHDLETMTDFLGMLELMTEDEETFENSEFIQSFRQIKINTKSLLCQLSFSLSGLESSVPATVVTIRLENWCVAEGADDCWRCNRDSMILSMLDKLCFTLREKYRHIRRNM